GCGAGGAGATGCCAAAACTGCACTGGCAAATTCCAAATATACTGTGACCAGGACGTATACGACTCCGTTTACGGAGCATGCCTTCCTGGAACCGGAATGTGCGGTAGCCATGCCGTACAAAGACGGAGTTAAGATCTTTTCCACCGATCAGGGCGTGTATGATACCCGGAAAGAGACCGCCATCATGTTTGGCTGGGAGCCGGAACGGGTGGTTGTAGAAAATAAGCTGATCGGAGGCGGATTCGGAGGAAAAGAAGATGTGTCGGTGCAGCATATTGCGGCACTGGCAGCCTATAAAGTAAAACGACCGGTAAAGGTAGTCTTTTCCAGAGCAGAATCTTTGGCGTTCCACCCGAAACGTCATGCCATGGAAGGAACCTTTACATTGGGGTGTGACGAGAATGGAATCTTTACCGGATTAGACTGCGAGATCTATTTTGATACGGGAGCTTATGCTTCCCTTTGTGGTCCGGTGTTGGAGAGAGCCTGTACCCATTCGGTGGGGCCATACTGTTATCAGAATACGGATATCCGGGGATTTGGATATTATACCAACAATCCGCCGGCGGGAGCGTTCCGTGGATTCGGAGTATGCCAAAGTGAGTTCGCGTTAGAGTCTAATATCAATCTTCTAGCAGAGATGGTGGGGATTTCTCCCTGGGAGATCCGGTATCGAAATGCGATCGAACCGGGCAAAGTATTGCCGAATGGACAGATTGCAGACTGCTCTACGGCATTAAAGGAAACGTTGCTGGCGGTGAAAGATGCCTATGAAGCCAATCCGGGACGAGCAGGAATCGCCTGCGCCATGAAAAATGCAGGAGTCGGGGTCGGAATCCCGGACAAAGGACGGGCAAAATTAAAAGTCCGAAACGGAAAAGTGGAACTATATTGTGCGGCTTCTGATATCGGTCAGGGATGTGCCACGGTTTTCCAGCAGATGATCGCGGAAACGACCGAACTTGGAAAGGGGCAGATCGTCGGTATGGGAAGCAACACGGAAATATCGCCGGATTCCGGAACCACTTCCGGATCCAGACAGACGTTGATTACCGGTGAAGCGGTTCGAATGGCAGCGGCAGATCTGAAAGAAGCGCTGGATCAGGCAGGGGGAAGCCTGGAGGCGCTGGAAGGACAGGAATTCTATGAAGAGTTCTTTGATCCCACAGATAAACTGGGGGCAGATGTCCCTTATCCAAAGAGCCATGTGGCATATGGATTTGCAACCCACGTGGTTGTCATTGATGATGAAGGAAAAGTCAAAGAGGTTTATGCAGCCCATGATTCCGGAAAGGTTGTCAATCCGATCTCCATTCAGGGACAGATCGAAGGGGGTGTGCTGATGGGACTTGGATATGCGCTGACTGAGGATTATCCGCTGAAAGACAGTGTACCACAGGCAAAATACGGAACTCTGGGTCTGATGCGTTCCACACAGATTCCGGATATTCACGCAATTTATGTGGAGAAGGAAGAACTGCTACCATTTGCATACGGGGCAAAAGGAATCGGCGAGATTGCGACGATCCCGACAGCACCGGCGGTTCAGGGTGCTTATTATGCGATGGATCATATTTTAAGATCGGATCTTCCGATGAAAGATACCTTTTATTCAAGGAAAAAGGGTAAAAAGGAAACCTGGAATGGATAACGTAGAATACGGAATACAGGAAACAGAAGCAAAAAAAGGGAAGAATCCTGCAAGAGTGTCGGCTCTTGCAGGATTCTTCTTTTTTACTTTGAGGTATATGACAATAAAATTGGCTGGTTTACCACGATCTCATGTTGATGTTCTTACGTTGCGGACAAGAGGAATCATATATAAAAGTGTCCGGTCGATTCTTGGTTTGTATTTCTGGTGCGGGATTGTTATAATGGAAACAGACTGTAGAACAGAGAGTTGAGAGGAACTTAAGCAGTATCCTGAAAATGGGAGGAGGCAGAAGATGAAAGCAGGAATTATCGGAACAGGATTTGCGGCAGAAGTACATATGAAAGCACTTCGATCCTGTGGAATTACGGTAGATACAGTGATGAGTCAGAGAGAAGAAAAGGCAAAAGCATTTGCAGAAAAGTGGAAGATTCCACAGTGGACGGTTACGGCAGAGAAACTAATGGAGTCAGACGTGGATGTGATCCATATCTGTACCCCTCCGGCTACCCACGGAAGACTGGTCAGACAGGCATTGGAAGCAGGAAAGCATGTTTTGTGTGAAAAACCTTTGAGTTTATCGGCAGAGGAAGCGAAAGGACTGGCTGAACTGGCAAAAGAAAGCGGAAAAGTCTGCGGTATGGTGTTAAATGTCCGGTACCATATGGCGTGTCAGCGTGCAAAAGAACTGATCGGGAAAGGGGAGATCGGACGACCGATCCTGATCCACGGAATGTACCTGCAGGAATTCGGTGCGCTTCCCACACCTTACGACTGGAGATATCATCCGGAAACTGGCGGAGAGATGCGTGCGGTTTCGGAAATCGGTACCCACTGGTTTGATATCGCAGAGTATCTGTCGGGACAGGAGATCGAACAGGTGTCTGCAATGTTTGCGAATTATACACCAAATCGAATCGTGAAAGACGGAATCATGTACCCGGATACAGAAGGGAAAGAAGCAACCGTTCAGAAGATCATGGTGGAATCAGAAGATGCGGCCGTGATTCAGATGAAATTTAAAAACCAGGCCATAGGAAGTGTGATATTATCGGAAGTATCTCCGGGAAGAGGCAACCACCTTTCACTGGAAATTACAGGAACGGACGGAAACCTCTGGTGGAATGAAGAAGAAAATAATCAGCTTTTTGTGGCGAAACATGGAGAAAGCGTCCGAAAAGAAGTCTTTGCGTTTGGAAACGGATTTTCTGAAACGTTCACAACCATGTTTGAGTCCTTTTATCAGGCGGTAGAGTCGGAAAAAACATCGGATGTTTATCCGGATTTTGAAAGAGGGGCAAGAATCGCACAAATCTGCCAGAGTGTCTGGAAGAGTGCCAAAGCAGACGGAGCCTGGGAGAATATCTGACTAAAGTTATGCTGTAAAGAAATTGAGTCGGATACGGAAATTACAGCTTGGTCAGATGAATGAAGGGGAGTGCAGCAACAGATAAGAAAGGTTCCGAAAAGAGCGAGAAAAGGAAAAAGACGGAACAGGAAACAGAACAGAAGGAGAGAATATGGCAGTACAGAAGATGACAGCGCAGGATATCATTCGGAGATTGGATATGGTGCCTTTGGGAGCGGAAGGTGGCATGGTAAAAGAAACCTGGAGAAGCAAGAAAAAGGATCATGGGATTTCAGACGGAAGTGCCATTTACTATCTGCTTACAGAGGATTCTTTTTCTCATTTACATCGCTTGACAGGAGAAGAGGTTTACCATTTTTATATGGGAGATCCGGTGGAACTCTGTGAACTGAAACAGGATGGCAGTATGCAGATCACGGTTCTTGGAACAGATCTGATGGAAGGACAGATCCCTCAGCATCTGGTGGAAGGAGGAGTCTGGCAGGGCTCCCGCTTAAAAGAAGGAGGAAAATGGGCACTGCTCGGTACAACCATGTGTCCGGCATATTCGGAAGAAGAATATGAGCATGGAAATAAGGAAGAACTGTTGGAAAAGTATCCGGAGGCGGCAGCATATATTGAAAAGCTGACCGGCGAAGTGAGGGACTTCTAAATGGATAAAATATATTATGAACTGATCTGGCTCTTTTTCTGGTACGGATTCCTGGGCTGGGGATTGGAAGTAGCGGTAGCAGCCATTAAAAAACGAAAATTTGCAAATAAAGGGCTGATTAATGGGCCGTTCAGTGTCGGGTATGCGATTGCCGCAACCTGGATCATTTTCTTTTTCCGGGAACTGCATGGAGTCTGGCTGTTTCTGGCAGGTGCGATCGTCTTTACGCTGATGCAGTGGTTTGCGGGACATTTTGTAGAAAAATTCTACCATGAGAAGTGGTGGGATTACAGTGATTATCGATGGAATATTGACGGATATATCTGCCTGCCGATTTCTGCATTTTTAGGATTGTGTACCCTTCTTTTTATGAAATGGGGCAATCCGTTGCTGCTCAAACTGTTCGAGATGCTCCCAACGTTTCCGGGAAAACTGCTGATCTGGATCCTGGTTGGTATGCTGGCACTGGATGTCATTGCGACTTTGATCATCCTGGGTGGCAGAAGTCGAAGAATTGCAAAATGGCAGAATGTGGATCAGGCGTTTACAGATGTAAGCAACCGGTTTGTCCGCTGGATTTATGAGCATGTGGATCGAAGAATCCGAAAAGCCTATGAAGCAAAACACGTACCAAAACGGGTCAAAGAGGATCATGGGGTGTTTGCATACGGCTGTAGTTTTGATAAGATCGTCTGGCTGTTTGTGATCGGCTCTTTTCTGGGAGATATTACAGAAACGCTGTTCTGCCGGGCGACGGCAGGAGTCTGGATGAGTCGGAGCAGTCTGGTCTGGGGCGATTTCAGCGTAGTCTGGGGCTTTGCGATCGCAGCGGCAACCGTTCTTCTGTATAAATACAGAGATGGATCAGATCGTTCCCTGTTCCTGGTCGGAACATTTCTGGGAGGGGCTTATGAATACATATGCAGCGTACTTTCGGAACTGGTATTTGGAAAAGTCTTCTGGGATTACAGTAAAATTCCCTTCAATCTGGGAGGCAGGATCAATCTGCTGTATTGTTTCTTCTGGGGAATTGCGGCAGTAGTCTGGATGAAAATGTTATATCCGTTTTTCTCGGGACTGATCGAAAAAGTACCGAAAAAAGCTGGACACATCCTGACCTGGGTGATGTTGGTGTTCATGGTATGTAATATGCTGTTTTCGGCGATGGCGTTGATCCGAAGTGCGCAGAGAGCAGAAGGTGCTTCCACAGGAAATGTTCTGGAAGAATATCTGGATACCCATTATGATGATGAGAAGCTGGAACAAATTTATCCGAATGCGATTCAGGTGAAATGACAATCCGGTGAAAGATGGATTTGGCTTGTTCGAAAGAAGGCAATGATAGAAATTTTTGCAGAATAAAGTCAGATTGGAAAATGTGGGGAAATGAAAGGAAAGCGCGAAAAACAGAAATTGTCGGAAGAATAAAAAGGACAGAGAGTAAGAAAATAATTAAAAAAGAAGTGGGAAAGATGGAAAAATTATGAAAGAAAATGTGAAATCAGAAGAAGCTGTGAAAATAAAGGAAACGAAATCAGAAGATGTGAAAACAGATGAGGCAAAAACTGCGAATACATCAAAATGTGAATGTTGCTGCCATAAGAAAAAGGAGCGTTCTGAAAAAGAATATAAAGATCTGATCCATCGACTGAATCGGATCGAAGGACAGATCCGGGGAATCAAACGTATGGTAGAAGAGGATGCTTACTGCCCGGATATTCTGGTTCAGGTATCTGCGGCAAATGCAGCGTTAAACAGCTTCAATAAGGTTCTTCTGGCAAATCATATCCGAACCTGTGTGGCGGAAGATATCCGTGAAGGAAAAGATGAGACGGTGGATGAACTGGTAAAAACCCTGCAAAAATTGATGAAATAGAACTGTTGAGAATTATTATCAATAACTGAATTGACGGGAGAAACCGGAAAGAATATACTTAAAGTTAGCAGAAGCTAACCACATACAATACATACTGCGATTGCCCTTGCCATGTGGTGAGGGCGATTTCTTGTTTAGGGAAGCGTTGAGCCAAAGTTTGTGCCCGCCCAGGAACCTGGAGGTGCCAAGCACCATTGGAACCTGTTTGGCACGGTCCGAAGTGGAACGCAGACGTTGCACAAGTGGTTGGGAAAAGGGAATGAGGAGGTATTTATGCAGTTAGAGATTCAGGATATTCATAAGTTTTATGGAGAAGGGGAAAACCGGATCGAAGTGCTCAAAGGAATCACAGCCAATGTGGAAGAAGGACGGATCTGTGTGCTTCTTGGCCCTTCCGGTTCCGGAAAATCTACTTTGCTGAATATTATCGGAGGAATTGAAACCGCCGAACAGGGGTATATTGCGATCAACGGGGAAAAGATTGAAGATATGAAGGAAAAGCAGCTCTCACTGTACCGGAGAAATCATCTGGGATATGTGTTCCAGTTTTATAATCTGATTCCGAATCTGACGGTGAAAGAAAATATCGAAGTAGGTGCATATCTGAGCAAAAAAGCGTTGGATGTGGATGAACTGCTTCATACGCTTGGACTGTGGGAACATCGGAATAAAGTGCCCAATCAGTTGTCGGGAGGACAGCAGCAGAGAACAGCCATCGGAAGAGCGATTGTGAAAAATCCGGACGTGCTTCTCTGTGACGAGCCGACGGGTGCGTTGGATTATCATACTTCTAAAGAGATTTTGCAGTTGATCGAGGATGTCAACAAGAAATACGGCAATACGATTCTGATCGTCACCCACAATGATGCCATCAAATACATGGCAGATCAGGTGATTACCTTAAGAGACGGACAGATCCGGAAAAACTATCTGACAGAAAACAAGATCTCGGCGAAGGATCTGGATTGGTAGGTGCGTATCATGAAGAATCCATTAAGAAAACGATATCTGAGAGATCTGCGTCAGGAGTTTGGAAAATATCTGGTGATCTTTCTGTTTATTACGTTGACGATCGCCTTTATCTCCGGATTTCTGGTGGCAGACGGAAGTATGCGGATCGCTTATGATCAGAGTTTTGAAAAATATAATATAGAAGACGGACATTTTACGGTCACCACAGAAGGCGGCAATTCCATGCTGCAAATGCTGATGAATTCTCTGATCAATGATTCTCCGGCGGAAGAGTGGACGAAAAACGGATGGATCAAAGATCTGAAAGATATGGATGTGGCAGTCTATGAAAACAAGTATATGGACGAAGAGATGAAGGTGGGAAAAGAGACCCATACCATTCGACTGTTCCCGGTTCGTACCCAGGTCAACCTTTCAGATCTGATGAAAGGAAAAATGCCGGAAAAAAATGATGAGATTGTGATCGACCGTCTGTATGCGGAAAACAATGGACTGGAAATCGGAGACATATTGACGATCCAGAATCGGGAGTTCAAGATCACAGGAATGATCGCGCTTTCCGATTACAGTGCGTTGTTTAAAAATAATACAGATATGATGTTTGATGCCCAGAAATTTACGGTGGCAGAAGTGATGGCAGATGCTTTTGAGTCGCTGGATCAGACGCACCTGAAAGATTGTTATGCCTGGAAGTATCTGGATAAGTCGCTGACAGAACAGGAACGCAAAGACAAATCAGAGGATGTCAAGGATCTGTTGATGGAGAAAGCAACGCTGACAGATTTCGTGGCAAGAGAGGACAATCAGGCTATCAACTTTACCGGAGATGATATGGGTGGGGATGCAGCCATGATGACTGCCCTGCTCTACATTATTATGGCAGTGCTTGCATTTATCTTTGCAGTAACGACCAGCAGTACCATCGAAAAAGAATCGACCGTGATCGGTACCTTAAGAGCTTCCGGTTATACCAAAGGTGAACTGATCCGGCATTATATGACATTGCCGGTGATCGTGACCCTTGTGGCGG
This window of the Mediterraneibacter butyricigenes genome carries:
- the xdh gene encoding selenium-dependent xanthine dehydrogenase, translated to MGEIYRFTVNGIERSTEANKPLLRYLRDDLHLHSVKDGCSEGACGTCTIVVDGKAVKSCVLTTKKAVGRKILTTEGLSNAEKEAFVYAFGAKGSVQCGFCIPGMVMAGKALIDRVPDPTEEEIKLALKGNICRCTGYKKIIEGIQLTAAILRGDVRIDEDLEKGEIYGVGKRAFRTDVRAKVLGYGEYPDDMELEGMVYASAVRSRYPRAKILDIHTEKALALPGVLTILTAEDVPNNKVGHLQQDWDVMIAKGDITRCVGDAICLVVAETRDILEKAKKLVQIDYEELQPVTSIREAMKEDAPKVHSSGNLCQSRHVTRGDAKTALANSKYTVTRTYTTPFTEHAFLEPECAVAMPYKDGVKIFSTDQGVYDTRKETAIMFGWEPERVVVENKLIGGGFGGKEDVSVQHIAALAAYKVKRPVKVVFSRAESLAFHPKRHAMEGTFTLGCDENGIFTGLDCEIYFDTGAYASLCGPVLERACTHSVGPYCYQNTDIRGFGYYTNNPPAGAFRGFGVCQSEFALESNINLLAEMVGISPWEIRYRNAIEPGKVLPNGQIADCSTALKETLLAVKDAYEANPGRAGIACAMKNAGVGVGIPDKGRAKLKVRNGKVELYCAASDIGQGCATVFQQMIAETTELGKGQIVGMGSNTEISPDSGTTSGSRQTLITGEAVRMAAADLKEALDQAGGSLEALEGQEFYEEFFDPTDKLGADVPYPKSHVAYGFATHVVVIDDEGKVKEVYAAHDSGKVVNPISIQGQIEGGVLMGLGYALTEDYPLKDSVPQAKYGTLGLMRSTQIPDIHAIYVEKEELLPFAYGAKGIGEIATIPTAPAVQGAYYAMDHILRSDLPMKDTFYSRKKGKKETWNG
- a CDS encoding Gfo/Idh/MocA family protein, with translation MKAGIIGTGFAAEVHMKALRSCGITVDTVMSQREEKAKAFAEKWKIPQWTVTAEKLMESDVDVIHICTPPATHGRLVRQALEAGKHVLCEKPLSLSAEEAKGLAELAKESGKVCGMVLNVRYHMACQRAKELIGKGEIGRPILIHGMYLQEFGALPTPYDWRYHPETGGEMRAVSEIGTHWFDIAEYLSGQEIEQVSAMFANYTPNRIVKDGIMYPDTEGKEATVQKIMVESEDAAVIQMKFKNQAIGSVILSEVSPGRGNHLSLEITGTDGNLWWNEEENNQLFVAKHGESVRKEVFAFGNGFSETFTTMFESFYQAVESEKTSDVYPDFERGARIAQICQSVWKSAKADGAWENI
- a CDS encoding cupin domain-containing protein; translation: MAVQKMTAQDIIRRLDMVPLGAEGGMVKETWRSKKKDHGISDGSAIYYLLTEDSFSHLHRLTGEEVYHFYMGDPVELCELKQDGSMQITVLGTDLMEGQIPQHLVEGGVWQGSRLKEGGKWALLGTTMCPAYSEEEYEHGNKEELLEKYPEAAAYIEKLTGEVRDF
- a CDS encoding putative ABC transporter permease, which encodes MDKIYYELIWLFFWYGFLGWGLEVAVAAIKKRKFANKGLINGPFSVGYAIAATWIIFFFRELHGVWLFLAGAIVFTLMQWFAGHFVEKFYHEKWWDYSDYRWNIDGYICLPISAFLGLCTLLFMKWGNPLLLKLFEMLPTFPGKLLIWILVGMLALDVIATLIILGGRSRRIAKWQNVDQAFTDVSNRFVRWIYEHVDRRIRKAYEAKHVPKRVKEDHGVFAYGCSFDKIVWLFVIGSFLGDITETLFCRATAGVWMSRSSLVWGDFSVVWGFAIAAATVLLYKYRDGSDRSLFLVGTFLGGAYEYICSVLSELVFGKVFWDYSKIPFNLGGRINLLYCFFWGIAAVVWMKMLYPFFSGLIEKVPKKAGHILTWVMLVFMVCNMLFSAMALIRSAQRAEGASTGNVLEEYLDTHYDDEKLEQIYPNAIQVK
- a CDS encoding metal-sensing transcriptional repressor, whose amino-acid sequence is MKENVKSEEAVKIKETKSEDVKTDEAKTANTSKCECCCHKKKERSEKEYKDLIHRLNRIEGQIRGIKRMVEEDAYCPDILVQVSAANAALNSFNKVLLANHIRTCVAEDIREGKDETVDELVKTLQKLMK
- a CDS encoding ABC transporter ATP-binding protein, with translation MQLEIQDIHKFYGEGENRIEVLKGITANVEEGRICVLLGPSGSGKSTLLNIIGGIETAEQGYIAINGEKIEDMKEKQLSLYRRNHLGYVFQFYNLIPNLTVKENIEVGAYLSKKALDVDELLHTLGLWEHRNKVPNQLSGGQQQRTAIGRAIVKNPDVLLCDEPTGALDYHTSKEILQLIEDVNKKYGNTILIVTHNDAIKYMADQVITLRDGQIRKNYLTENKISAKDLDW